GGCGTATCCGAACAGCACGCCCGCCCCCAGGTTGATCACCAGTCCCAGAAATGTCAGGTAATTCGGATTGATCTTGGTGAGCGCCAGCCCATGCACGATCTTGTGCAGGATCCATTTCGACCCGCGCCCGACTGCGCTCGTCCAGCTCATTCCGCTTCCTGCTCCTCGTCATCATGAATCGTCATCAGCGAAAGCACTTCCAGTTCCCGGTTCCCGTTGGGGGTCACCACCATGGCCGTGTCCCCGACCTTCTTGCCCATCAGTGCCCGCCCGATCGGCGACGTCGTAGAAATCAGGCCCTTGGTCACGTCCGTCTCTTCGCTCGTCACCAGCTTGTATTGGATCTCTTCGTCCTTAGTCGAGTCATATACCTTCAACGTCGATCCCAGCGCCGCCTTGTCGCGCGGAATATTGTTCATGTTCACCAGCGACAGGTCGGCCATCCTCTTTTTCAGTTGTCCCAGCCGCGCCCGAACGAACTCCTGCCGTTGCTTGGCCATGTGGTACTCGGCGTTTTCACTCAGGTCGCCCATGGCCACGGCCTTCTTTAACTCTTTCGGGAGCTCGTGGTTTAATTCGTGCTCCAGGGCGTGGATCTCTTCCGACAATTTCTTCTTAATATGTTCTGGCATTTGGACTCGGCGGTCTCCGCGGCCCCGCTCAGCGGCATGACAATCAGCCTGCATCGGTTGGAGAGATACAGCTGACTTGCTTTGATTATAGAACGAGCGATCTCGATAAGCCGTTTCGCGGATGCCGTTGGCGTCAAATTACGCCGT
The sequence above is drawn from the Terriglobales bacterium genome and encodes:
- the greA gene encoding transcription elongation factor GreA, which translates into the protein MPEHIKKKLSEEIHALEHELNHELPKELKKAVAMGDLSENAEYHMAKQRQEFVRARLGQLKKRMADLSLVNMNNIPRDKAALGSTLKVYDSTKDEEIQYKLVTSEETDVTKGLISTTSPIGRALMGKKVGDTAMVVTPNGNRELEVLSLMTIHDDEEQEAE